The DNA segment ACTGTGCCAGTTCTTCCAGGGCGGTGGGGTCCATGTCACGGCGGGGCTGGTACTTGCCGCGCTGAATCAGGTCCAGGGGCAGGTATTGAAGCTCGCGTGTATCGGCCTTCACGGCCTCTACTTCAAGCGCGGCGACTGTACTGCCGCCCAGGAGGGCGTCCAAGCCACGGCCCAGACCTCTTTTTTTCGCGGCCATGCGGATTCCTTATGCGGTAGCGGTTTTGGCGTTGGCGCGCTGGCGGCGGACCAGTTCGCCAGCCAGCGCCAGATAGGCGATGGCGCCACGGGATTGCTTGTCGTAGACCAGGGCGGGCATACCGAAGCTGGGCGCCTCGGCCAGGCGTACGTTACGCGGAATGACGGCGTCGTAGAGCTTGTCGCCGAAGTGCGCCTTGAGCTGCGCCGATACGTCGTTGGTCAGGCTGATACGCGGGTCGTACATGGTGCGCAGCAGGCCTTCGATCTTCAGGTTCGGGTTCAGCAGCTGGCCGATGCGCTGGATGCTGTTCACCAGGTCCGACAGGCCTTCAAGCGCGTAGTACTCGCACTGCATGGGAATGATCACGCCGTCGGATGCGACCAGGGCGTTGATCGTCAGCATCGACAGCGAGGGCGGGCAGTCGATGAGGATGTAATCGTAGTTCTCGCGGATCGGCGCCAAGGCTTCGCGTAGCCGGTGCTCCTTGCTCGGCATATCCAGCAAGGCGACTTCCGCGGCAGTCAGGTCGCGGTTGGCCGGCAGCAGCTGGTAGCCACCATGCTCGGAGAACTGCATGGCGGTGGCGAGGTCACACTCGCCGGTCAGTACGTCGTAGATGGAGTGATCCAGGGCGAGCTTGTCGACGCCGCTGCCCATGGTGGCGTTGCCCTGTGGATCGAGGTCGATCAGCAGTACGCGACGCTTGGTGGCGACCAGCGATGCGGCCAGGTTGACACAGGTGGTGGTCTTGCCGACCCCGCCTTTCTGATTGGCGATTGCGAATACCTTGGCCATGGCTGCCTTCCCCCTCATAGCGTGCGGCGCAGTATCAGCAGATGGCGCTGACCTTGGCAACCGGGAACCTCCAGCTGATGCGCGGACTGGACGCGGAAGTCGTCCGGCAGTGCCTGCAGCTCATCATTGGGGTGCAGCCCCTTCATGGCGAGCCAGGAGGTTTCGCCATCGCCCAGATGGCGCGTCCAGTTGCTGAAATCCTCCAGCGAACTGAATGCACGGGAGACGATACCGCTGAACGGACGCTCTGGAGCGAAGGCTTCAACCCGGTTGTGGACCACGTCGAGGTTGGCGAGTTTCAGTTCCAGTTTCACCTGGGTGAGGAATCGCGTTTTCTTGCCGTTGGAATCCAGCAGGGTGAAGTGGCGTTCGGGGAACAGGATGGCCAGCGGGATGCCTGGCATGCCGCCGCCACTGCCGACGTCCAGCCAGTTATCCCCAAGCGCGGCGACATAAGGCACCACGCTAAGGCTGTCGAGCAGGTGGCGCGAGACCATCTCATCCGGATTGCGCACGGCGGTGAGGTTGTAGGCCTTGTTCCACTTGATCAGAAGTGCCAGGTAGGCAAGCAGCTGTTCCTGCTTCTCCAGGCTGACTTCGACGGCAAGTTGTTTCGCCCCACTGGACAGTTCGTCAGCGTGGCGTTGGGTGACGAGAGACATCAGGCGCTCTGCTCCAACTGACGGCCAGCGCCGCGTTTCTTCAAATGGATCAACAGCAGGGAGATCGCCGCCGGGGTCACGCCTGGAATCCGCGAAGCCTGTCCCAGGGTTTCCGGGCGGCTGCTGCCGAGCTTGTGCTGGATCTCCTTGGACAGGCCGGAAATGGTGGCGTAGTCCAGGTCTTCCGGAAGACGGATGTCCTCGCTGGCGCGCAAGCGGGCGATCTCGTCCTGCTGGCGGTCGATGTAGCCGGCGTACTTGGTCTTGATCTCGACCTGCTCAGCGACTTGAGGGTCCTCGGCGCCACCGCCGGTTACCGCCACCAGGCCAACGTAGTCGATCTCTGGCCGGCTCAGCAGGTTGAGCAGGTTGTATTCATGGGCCAGAGGCGTACCAAAGCGCGTGGAAATGGCATCGCCTTCCGGCGTGCCCGGGCGAACCCAAGTGCTCTTCAGACGCTGCTCTTCACGTGCAATGCCTTCACGTTTGGTTTCGAAAGCGGCCCAGCGCTTGTCATCTACCAGGCCGAGTTCGCGACCTTTCTCGGTCAGACGCAAGTCGGCGTTGTCCTCGCGCAGGATCAGCCGGTACTCAGCGCGCGAGGTGAACATGCGGTAAGGCTCCTGGGTACCCAGGGTGATCAGGTCGTCCACGAGGACGCCGATGTAGGCCTC comes from the Pseudomonas sp. TCU-HL1 genome and includes:
- a CDS encoding ParA family protein, which translates into the protein MAKVFAIANQKGGVGKTTTCVNLAASLVATKRRVLLIDLDPQGNATMGSGVDKLALDHSIYDVLTGECDLATAMQFSEHGGYQLLPANRDLTAAEVALLDMPSKEHRLREALAPIRENYDYILIDCPPSLSMLTINALVASDGVIIPMQCEYYALEGLSDLVNSIQRIGQLLNPNLKIEGLLRTMYDPRISLTNDVSAQLKAHFGDKLYDAVIPRNVRLAEAPSFGMPALVYDKQSRGAIAYLALAGELVRRQRANAKTATA
- the rsmG gene encoding 16S rRNA (guanine(527)-N(7))-methyltransferase RsmG — protein: MSLVTQRHADELSSGAKQLAVEVSLEKQEQLLAYLALLIKWNKAYNLTAVRNPDEMVSRHLLDSLSVVPYVAALGDNWLDVGSGGGMPGIPLAILFPERHFTLLDSNGKKTRFLTQVKLELKLANLDVVHNRVEAFAPERPFSGIVSRAFSSLEDFSNWTRHLGDGETSWLAMKGLHPNDELQALPDDFRVQSAHQLEVPGCQGQRHLLILRRTL